The genome window CCCAACACGGGCTGCTCGTCGGGGGTCCCTGGCTGGGAGCCGGGGCTGCTTAGCGGGGAGTCTTCCCTTGCATGGTTTTCCTCTTTTAATTGAGAACCGTCGCTGTGATTCCTCTTAAATTCTATTACTCGAACTTCATCTTCGTCATCATTGCAGTCGTCGACGTCTTCCTCATTAATTTCTTCATTCCAAACTTCTGGTTCCTCATCACATTTAGAATGCAATATGTCAACTGGAGTAGATTTCCGGAACCCCAACCACTCTATTTCTGCTGCCTGGTAGGTTGTACTGTCATCTTCTCGGTGCTCTAGAGGTTGGTGGGCGatcctttccttctgtgtattCATCTCTAGGTCACTGCTGCTCAGAGGAATCTTCTTCCATGGATGCCCTGTAGCAAAATGGATTTGTGAGTCAGATGTGCTGGGGTTTCAGAGCACCTCACTGCTATCCTGTAGTCCTCTGACTCATTCTTCCAGACAGTCAGATTTCAACTTGTGCCTTATGGACTGTGACTCTGGGTTGCCTGATAAATCTACACAATCAAACAGGCTTCACAGTCAAAATAGTTTGCAGAACACTGCATTTCATATAGTTTAATAAACATCTCagaatttatgttttttaaatgctTGATGGATATTGTATGTCTTCAGTAATGTCTACAATCCAACCTCATTCAATTGGAATTCTATTGTCATAGACTGGTGTATTTAGTAAGATTACTGTTCTCTGAGGCAcacttaaaatttttcctttgtcaaaactagatatgcatatatatgttgagtgtgtatatatgtatgtatgtgtgaatttgtatcatgcatgtgtgtgcatgtatatattgtatatgtatgtttatgtacacACTCAATACATGTTTGGAATTATTTTACATCTACAAACACTTCCTTCAAGAACAATGCAAAAAATACCTCAGAGTGGAAAGCTTTATTACAATGTAAAAATGATGACTACCTGTGTCTAGTCACACTCAGAGTAATAACTTTGACATTTGACACTGTCCCTTGAATGGTAAAGAAGAGCAAAGGCTTggactggaaaaatggctcagtgttaagagcactagtgtagctgaagttttccttgtCCCGGCTCCCTAGGTCTCACAGTCTTGCAGCTGctgagacccaaataaacacacagaggcttatattaattaaaactgttcagccattagctcaggcttaccactgactacctcttacaTAAACTCtgcccatttctgtttatctatatgttgccacgtgttacatggctttacctgtgtgctgttacatgctgctccatgaactgctggctggcatctcatgactcagctttcctgttcccagaattctcttctctgcttgtcctgcctatacttcctgcctggctctggccaatcagcattttatttattaaacaatcagagcaacacattcacagcatacagagtgatatccacagcacactagctgctcttccagagaatccaggttccagtccaagcacccacatggtacctcacaaccattcctaactccagttccaataccttcttctggcctctatgggcactaggcatgcacatggtacacagacatacatgcaggcaaagcattcatacacataaaataaaatgtatacaaaaatgaaaaagtataaaaaaagagcaaaggcagcctggagagatggttctgtggttacaGGTACTTGCTCTTGCACAGCAACAGGTTTGGTTCCAACAGCCACATGGCAGACTGTAACTCGGTCTCACTCTACGTCCAAAAGgtcaatgctttcttctggcctccagacaccAGGCAGGAGATAAAgacacttacatacatacaaacaaaacactcatgtacatagaATAAAGCTTTTTAAGAAAGATGATCAAAGGTCTCTAGATGTTCAGAACTCATATGCTGACAACTGAGTCACACCCATGGCTCAGGATCTTCTGCTGACCTATAGGGATCTAGATCTAATAATTATGTTGGGCTTCTATGTATACAACGCTAGATTCTCCTGATGTTCCAAATGACAGTAACAGATTATTTGGTACCATGTTGTGGCTTTTAGATGGCTTAAGCACTATAATCATTGGTTTCCAAACAGCTGGAACCTCTTAGCACACTTCCCTAGTATTTCTTGATGAAGTTTCCTGAAAAGGCACACGTGGCGGGCTTCTGTGGAAGACCATCTATCCACAGGGAACAGGGCTAGTGTGTGTGGCTTCCCCATTCTCTTTCTAAGCAACAGCAGCCtataaacaaagtaaaaagcaGTTGTCAACTTTGTTCTCCCTTCATAGTTCTCCCTGTAAGTCTGTTTTCATcaaaggcttttattttttctccGAGTCCACGTCTCCATGTGCTGTGAAAAAGACAAGTAGGCATGTATTACCACCCACACTAGTCCTAAACAGCTGCTGTCAATCCTCCCCTTGATATTCGTTACATTGCAAAAAAGTGGACATTGGATATTTGCTATGATAGtaggctttgttttgttgtgtctccccccacacaccaaaaaataaaataacacacacacacacacacacacacacacacacacacacacacacacacatgatcctTTTTTTCATATACATGACTCAGGCCTAAGACTGTCAAGAATAAAATTCATCCTTCAATTTAAATTGATTAGTGTTTTTCCTCAATATTTTTTAGCATCTTTATACTCTTAGCAGGCATATTCCCTTAGGAGATTTTACAGCTGTTTGCCATCTTGAAAATAAAAGGCACGAAAACCAGTGCCGCTATCACAGAGTAGAAGCACACTGTGAAAAGACCCACAGGCTgaatgacccagagacctaggatagaaccaaccatgactggagggggaaaaatgtcaatgtaatgatgcctaatgacattatgctatattcatagattgttgcctagcccaatagtcatcagagaggcttcatccagcagtaatggaaacagatgcagacccacagccaaatattaggcagagctcagggaatcctgcagaagaggggcagaaaagactgtaggagcgagaggggtcaagggcatcacaagaaaactcacagagttAACTAACCTGGGCctatagaggctcacagagactgaactgaaaaccagggagcctgcatgggactgaactaggccctctgcatatatgtgacagttatgCAGcgtggtcctcttgtgggactcctaacagcagtaacagggactgtctctgactctttttgctggcttttgggaccctactcctcatactgggtcaccttgcccagccttaacacaaggcaaggtgcttagtcttactgtaacttgatatgccatgttttgttgatatccatgagaggactgccctttcctgaacagaaaaagAGGAGCGGAGAGAATTGTTCCCATTGCGGGGTGGGGACAGAGTCGGGGGtcggggagagagaagagactggaaggagaggagggaggggaaactgcagccaggatgtaaaataaacaaataaataaaaagaaaaaagaagaagggaaggatttAAACAGAGGCAAATTCAGTGGTTTCCTCACTCTCCACTTGATTGAAAGCCAAGATCCTAGCAAACTGTTTTTTTCAGCGGGTCCCCTGACTGATAAAGAAGCTGTAGGTGGACAATGGTGAGCCCTGACTTGATAGACTCATCACATTAAAAACAGAAGGATTGGGGCAAAAAAGTTATGTAATTCATTTCGCAGAGTCTTAACTTTCACAGACTACTATCCAGTGAGATAGTCTCCTGTGGGATCTCAGTAATATTGGCCACTGCTGGTAGCACTTTCCTATGACTGTTTACATATTGTGGGAGTAGTCTAGGCAAAGGGAGAAATTCAGAAATCCCCAGGCACCTCCCTGTTCTCCTTGGCAtctgctatttacatggtgttctAAAATGTCCCTTTGGTGGTTGCCCTGTGTTTTCCCTGGCATGGCCCTAAATTAAATTGATTGGGTGCTACATGCTGACTTCAATTTGGAGATAAGCTCTTTGTAGCttcaagagaaggaaagagtgatAAATTAACAGATTCCATTCTGCACTGCACTCAGGAACTATTTGAATGGAAATACCTTCTTAGATGAAAATGTCCATAAGATGTTGTACCCTTGTCTACTGACTTCACTAGACATGTAACATAGCCTCTTCTATGTATTTTTTGTCTCATAGTTGTGATTTTGAGTGAAGAGCACAAAATTAACTTCATCACTCTGGGGCACAGTTCTTTGACAAAAAATGGTTAACAATTCTTTCAGACAAAATTTTTCCATAGAGTAACTCATTTTGTAAAGTTACTTTAGACTGAATGTCCAAGAGAGACTTTATGCTAAACCTGTTTCTGAATCATCTCAGAAGCTGCCTGATACCTGTCTGGAGCACCAAATTGAAAAGAAAGCTTGATTTAGGGGGCTAATCTATCAAGACATGACTATCACATTGCCATGCCGACCAGTCAGACTAGTTCATACAATTTGGGGCTTGAGCCACCTGGAAAGCTGGGTAAGGTGGAACCCACAGAGAATGAGACTGTTGTATTTGCCCAAAGCAGTTGAAAGATTTTGAAGTCATTGATTGGAACTGCTTCTCAGcagcacatacacaaaacatTGCATGCAATGTTGTCATCATATCCAGCTGAACAGTGTTAGGAAACTAGGATTCCTGTTACCTTCTCTGAATGCCATGTCCTCAGCACTTGCTTCTTGGAGAGAAAGATCTCTGATGGCCTTGTGAACAACAAAGAGGTTCTCTTCTGAGTTTTCTAGGGGAAAACACTAATATTATAACAGTGACAACATATATAGTTAAAGGTTCACAAATGATCAATTCCGATTCTAGGTGATGTCTTTCGTTTTAATTATGATTAGTAAAAGTTATCATTCTACTTTtctgattctttttaaaaattgattgtgTATATTTAGTAATTAGCTTCCACAATAAGAgtctctatatatgtgtgtatagatatttatatttatacatatatatatgcacacacacacacacacatatatggattCAGACCTCTCTAGATATGAACAGAAGGGGATCTTAAAATTCTGAGTTCTCTTTTTTCAAACAACAATGGACTTGTGGGTCTGACAATAAATAGCAGTAGTTAACACTGAATTAACATTTAGAAATTATTCTAACAACTCAATAAAGGTGGTTACTATTTTTCTGCTTTATTCTAAGTAAAAATGCTCAGGTTTCAGCAGAGAAAACTGGGATTTCAGAGCTACCAGACAAACCTAGATTATGAGTCTTTATGATAGGAATCCCCTATTGGGATAAAGGACTATGGTTCTTGGATCCAGTTTCTTAGTATAATACGAGTTTatataaaaggggggggggtcaaggAGGCTTGTAAATCAAAACAATTAAGCTGAGAAAAGGAAATCCTTTACCGTGGAGACTCTTCTCACCTGCAGGCTCTTCGGGTAGTACGCTTCCTTTACTGTTTCCACTTTCTTCTTGACTTCCTCTTGCAGGCACATCTTCAAGACTGGGTTCAACGCTGTAATATGTCTGGGTCCCCCCTGCATCAGCTGCGTCCTTGCTGGTTTGACTGATGCACTGTTGGTCATTATCAGGTGGTCTGTCCCCATTACACTCTGTCCCGCTCAGTGTCACAGGAGCGTCTGCCATGATGTTCACTGAGGTCTGATCTAGGGAAAGCAATTGAGAAAGTAAAGgaatggatcttggagaagatcTATTGCTGCAGGTCCTACCGTTCCAAAACCTATCCTAAAAACATACACTTTCACTCTGACATCATCTAATAACAAGATTTGTCCTAAAGGTTTCCAGGGCTCACAATGAATGTGATAGGGTTTGTCCGTTTGGTAGCCAATCCAGGAGCAAAAACCAGCCAATCAGCAgcctccccaccaccccacagCCCCGCTCTTAGAATTAATGTTGCCCTTCGATTTGCATAAACAAACAATCTGAAGCAATCAGGCTTTTGTGTTGGCATGCAGAGGGGGACTTGCAGCTTGTCAGTCCCCCCTCTGGGAACAGAGATTTTTGTCCCTTTCCATAATGGCCCTTTGTAATTTTCCTTGTAACAGGAGCCACCATTGTTCCCAGGCTTTAATCCAGAGAGAATGACCACCTTGAGGCACATTAGTTCTGTGTAACCAGCTTAACATTTCCAAACAGATTTGGTTCGAGTAAAACCTCAGCTCTTTTGTAGGGGACAATGGCATCGTTTCTCGTTTATTAAAGAATAAAACCAGCTTTTCAAGGACCTGTAAACACGACAACTTGATTGTAAACGACTTTGGCAACAGATTTCATGGTATGTCATCAAGAAGCTGAGAGGGGACCTaagaaataaacaagcaaattcTGGATgtgctaagaacaggactctcaCACTCTTGGTGTAATTCATCTTGTCTAGGGCTTCTGACTTACCAGCTTCTTTATGTCTATGAAACCCCCCTTATCCAATAAAACACTAGCATAAATTTCCCATGAAGTTTTCCCTTGCTCCAATCAGAATTATCCTTTGAATTCTATACGGGTATTTGTGATGCAGTCTGTCTTCCAGAGATTGGTTGAAATTAGGCAGCGGCTCACTTCCCTTTTGCTTGTAAAGGaatacattctttcttttttcaggatTGCCCAGACCTTCCTCAAGGCCAATCCCTTGGCCAGAGCAGCTCCTTCTGAGCCCTCAATTCTGGGCTAATGTATCCTTCCTTTAACAACTCTTTTCCAGACCCACAGTTTTCTCTTCAGAGTTTAATTGGTTATGATTGACTGAATAATTTCACGACAATGAGCCTTTACCAAGTCGAATCTAATCGTCGTCAGAGCAGGATGAAGGGAGCTTGCTTACTTTTGTTGTCAGCATGCACCACCTGCCTTGAGCTAGGGAGGTCTGAAACCGTCCtggaagaaatgaagacattctAAAGAGACGCTCTTGTGCCCCTCCTTCAGCTATCAGACTATTATTGAACAGTAGTTCCCAAGGAATTGGAACTTCCTCAGGTATTTCAtgctggaagaaggaaaaggatgaagcctggtgccagccagagaAGGCACTTGTCTCCCAGGAAGAGTTTTCATACCGTTCTGTAACGTTATGAGATCACGTTGCAGCAGTCGGTGGAACCATGACCAAGATGAACAGAACTACACCTTGGCCAAGACTACTTAGCAGTTAGCCACAGCTCTTGCTGTCCATTTAACCCAAAGCTCGTGTCAGCACTACATGATGAACTTGAGTCGGTGACCATAGTTTCCACATTGAAGAACTCTTCTACTCTTCACTGCATCTGATTCCAGTTGGTCCACTGATAACAGGGAGCCACGCCAAATATGTTAGTGTTACTGGAGATTGTGGCTGCCCCTTCATGATGGCATCACCTTATGCTACTGAGGAAATCAGGGTCTCTTCTTGGGGTTCTTGGTCTTGTTTACAAATGATTTCAGAATGGACTCAAAAGGAAGCTTCAAAGACAATCTTACTAGGTTAAGAGAAAAActtcatattgtggtgatattttaattgtgctgaaatgtgattttatttgtatgttaataaataaagtttgcctggagatcagaggtcattagctagccaggaacagaattcaggtggtggtagcccacacccttaatccaatcacgtggcaggcagagtctctgtgtggtcaaggacacagccaaacgTGGTGACCTTtgagtctttaattccagtaccaaccatagagatcagGGGATCTGTATAggcaggcagtgaagaggaagtcaagttagagccaatgagaaggcagaacaggaaagcaataaaacacaagacacacaggaagaaggtctctctctctctcaggggaaggacgacagcgagtggtaagctaaagggagtcGTGGCTCTTGTTCTGATCTCTCAGGCTTTaattctgtatttggctctgtgtttcttatttaataagactgtttagaaatttgtctatagcATATCAAACAAGCTCTAAATCCCTGCATCTGCCTGTAAGAGCAAgatgcagaagagaaagagaggaagttaGACCCTTTGCACTAAGCCCATTTGGAGGTCAGCCATATGATGAACAAGTAACTACACAGCACGAGGGAAAGCTTTAGAGAAAGGGTAAGGAAGCCCAAATTGCCTGAAAAGGGCACACTTAGATTCAGGCCAACATTCAAAAgagtgagaagggaagaaaaagtcaCACAATTTGAGTTAGgactcaggaagagcagcagacCTAACAGAACTTCTCTACAGGATGAAGGTGTTGCCCTAGGGAATGGAGAATCTGAGAAGGAAAAGTACATTATCTCACTCAAGGCATAATTATTCTTCCTACCTCCTCTGGAGAGCGGTTTATTGTGAGACCACCTTTCTGGTAGGTAGTACCTTGGCCACTTGGTTTGCTGGCCCAACTGGATTAACTTATGACAGGGGAGACAATGACATGTCTCTGCCTAGAAGTAGATTCTGTTTTCCAGCCTATGCGGGTACAAGCTTTCCCTTAATGGACCTTCAAATCTATTCAGCTATTCGACCTTCCTAACAACTCTGGCAGCAGGcatttggttttaaaattttaaatatatgtgtatttgaagaaatgaataaatctataCCTCCAAGAGAATACACTTGAGAACATTTTTATGGGAAATCAAGAGTAGAGATTGAAATGTGTTTGTAAATTTATCTCCTAAAAAATTGTGTCTAAgagggctgcacagagagctcagtgattaagaagactggctgctctgctagaggacctgagttcaattcccagcacctacacgtcCACTCATAAACATCCGCCATTCCAATATCAGAtgatccaacaacctcttctcATCTTTGCTGGAACCAGCCACACAAGTCCTGAaaagacacacaagcaggcaaaacacccatacacataaactaaaatttataagatttaaaaatttaacattGTGTCTAAGGATGAGTCCACTTGATTCTCTATCAGGGACAACAAACACATGTTACTGTGAAGTCATCTGCTCAATCCTGTCCCAGGGAAACATCTCTAACAGAGACTAAAACTCCATCTCTTGTTGTCACCAGCTCTTCTGTCTGTAGCACACTGTCTGTTTGTTAGATGGTGGGGATGTCATACAGCTGGTAAACCCACCGATGAAGTGGGGTGATGGTGGGGGATTTTGTGTCAGTGAAGGCTTTCCCACCCCAGGAAGGGCTTAATTCAGAACTTAGGGATCTAACTCAGAATCTCACAGTCACAGAAAAATTTCAGAGTCTGTAGCTTCACATTTCATCTGGAGAATCTGAAGAGTGAAGTTAACGGATTATAGGGGGTGAGTTTTGGAAAGAAGTTTACTTACGGGGAacataaggaaaagaaaggaggcaGTGGTCCTGTGTTGCTGGAGCTGAACCCAGAAAGTGGAATACCATCGAGCTGCTAATCTTGGGGCTTTTTGTAGGACTAATGGCAGACACTAGGGTGAGGCTTGGGAGGAAGTATCCAGTCTAGTTGGCTCAGCCATATTGTGTCTCCTCTCAGCTTTAGACATATCTTACATTCAGCTTCCAGGCACGGGTGCTCACTtaggaaaataaataagcaacCAGGAACCAGAACTCCCCTACCCCTGGTATTCCTAGGCCCTGGTAAGGACAGAACTGCAGACAGGACCAAAGATATTTTCATCTTTCAGTCAAGGAAAAGAATGCCCCTGAGACTGTTTGACAAGTTTCTCTCCTGCTCTTCCCACCTTCAATGGCACACACCATAAATTAAGCCACCTGCCATCCCTAGCCTTTGCACAGATATTCGCCTTGACCACAGCTCCCACAAGAATCTATCACCAACCACCTTGACAGCTGAGAGAACTGTCACCAtgagagggcagcagagggactgaggcagagccagcccTTCCCAGGAGGCACACAAGAGCTGCTGGAGACAGTGAAGGGGGTCTGTCCTCACAAGAAACAATCATGAAGCCTATAGATAAGGAAAATTGAAGGGAATCTGCGGGTGTGCAGAAACTGCAACTAAAGTTCAGGTACAAATAGGGACATATCAAACTCTAAGATCCTTAAGGGCAAGAA of Peromyscus maniculatus bairdii isolate BWxNUB_F1_BW_parent chromosome 4, HU_Pman_BW_mat_3.1, whole genome shotgun sequence contains these proteins:
- the Ermn gene encoding ermin isoform X1 → MADAPVTLSGTECNGDRPPDNDQQCISQTSKDAADAGGTQTYYSVEPSLEDVPARGSQEESGNSKGSVLPEEPAGEKSLHENSEENLFVVHKAIRDLSLQEASAEDMAFREGHPWKKIPLSSSDLEMNTQKERIAHQPLEHREDDSTTYQAAEIEWLGFRKSTPVDILHSKCDEEPEVWNEEINEEDVDDCNDDEDEVRVIEFKRNHSDGSQLKEENHAREDSPLSSPGSQPGTPDEQPVLGKKGDISRNAYSRYNTISYRKIRKGNTKQRIDEFESMMHL
- the Ermn gene encoding ermin isoform X3, translating into MGTDHLIMTNSASVKPARTQLMQGGPRHITALNPVLKMCLQEEVKKKVETVKEAYYPKSLQCFPLENSEENLFVVHKAIRDLSLQEASAEDMAFREGHPWKKIPLSSSDLEMNTQKERIAHQPLEHREDDSTTYQAAEIEWLGFRKSTPVDILHSKCDEEPEVWNEEINEEDVDDCNDDEDEVRVIEFKRNHSDGSQLKEENHAREDSPLSSPGSQPGTPDEQPVLGKKGDISRNAYSRYNTISYRKIRKGNTKQRIDEFESMMHL
- the Ermn gene encoding ermin isoform X2, translating into MADAPVTLSGTECNGDRPPDNDQQCISQTSKDAADAGGTQTYYSVEPSLEDVPARGSQEESGNSKGSVLPEEPAENSEENLFVVHKAIRDLSLQEASAEDMAFREGHPWKKIPLSSSDLEMNTQKERIAHQPLEHREDDSTTYQAAEIEWLGFRKSTPVDILHSKCDEEPEVWNEEINEEDVDDCNDDEDEVRVIEFKRNHSDGSQLKEENHAREDSPLSSPGSQPGTPDEQPVLGKKGDISRNAYSRYNTISYRKIRKGNTKQRIDEFESMMHL